A single Oryctolagus cuniculus chromosome 18, mOryCun1.1, whole genome shotgun sequence DNA region contains:
- the ORYCUNV1R1519 gene encoding vomeronasal 1 receptor oryCunV1R1519 (The RefSeq protein has 1 substitution compared to this genomic sequence) — protein sequence MPSRALTMGIIFVSQTGVGFLGNILLLLCYGFLSCTGRGITHMDLILHNLIVANCLVLLSKGIPQTMAAFGLKYLMDDFGCKLVFYVHRVARGVSLSATSLLSGFQAITISLSSPEWMELKVKALKSIRLSILLCWTLHLLANSIVPMYITAMRERSNLTEKKDLGFCSGLIIDRSISLLYSMMFSFTDVLYLVLMIWASGCMLFILYRHKQKVLHIHSKNLSPKCSPETRATHSILILVSTFFCFYALSSFFTFYMFLFDKPSCWLVNTSALMGSSFPCVSPFVLISRDLHVSRLWYTCGTKINDFRKRVIA from the coding sequence ATGCCATCCAGGGCTCTGACCATGGGAATCATCTTTGTCTCTCAGACAGGAGTCGGATTCCTAGGAAACATCCTGctccttctctgctatggcttcctTTCCTGCACTGGACGAGGGATAACACACATGGATTTGATTCTCCATAACCTAATTGTAGCCAACTGCTTGGTTCTTCTCTCAAAAGGCATTCCTCAGACCATGGCAGCTTTTGGGCTGAAATATCTCATGGACGATTTTGGATGCAAACTAGTTTTCTATGTTCATAGAGTGGCCAGAGGGGTGTCTCTGAGTGCTACTTCTCTCCTGAGTGGCTTCCAGGCCATCACAATCAGCCTTAGCAGCCCCGAGTGGATGGAGCTCAAGGTCAAAGCCCTCAAATCCATTCGACTTTCCATTCTGCTCTGCTGGACCCTTCACCTGTTGGCAAATAGTATTGTGCCTATGTATATTACAGCAATGAGGGAGAGAAGCAACCTCACAGAGAAAAAGGACTTAGGGTTCTGTTCTGGCTTAATTATTGACAGAAGTATATCCTTATTGTATTCCATGATGTTTTCCTTCACTGATGTGTTGTATTTGGTGTTAATGATTTGGGCCAGTGGCTGCATGTTGTTCATTTTGTACAGACATAAGCAGAAGGTCCTACACATTCACAGCAAAAACCTCTCTCCCAAATGCTCCCCGGAGACAAGAGCCACCCACAGCATCCTGATCCTAGTGagcacatttttctgtttttatgcacTGTCTTCCTTCTTTACTTTCTATATGTTTCTCTTTGATAAACCCAGATGCTGGCTGGTGAATACCTCTGCCCTTATGGGTTCATCTTTCCCCTGTGTTAGCCCCTTTGTTCTCATCAGCAGAGACCTCCATGTCTCTAGGCTGTGGTATACGTGCGGCACAAAGATCAATGATTTTCGTAAACGGGTTATAGCATGA
- the ORYCUNV1R1581 gene encoding vomeronasal 1 receptor oryCunV1R1581 (The RefSeq protein has 1 substitution compared to this genomic sequence), which yields MPSRALTMGIIFVSQTGVGFLGNILLLLCYGFLSCTGRGITHMDLILHNLIVANCLVLLSKGIPQTMAAFGLKYFMDDFGCKLVFYVHRVARGVSQSATSLLSGFQAITISPNSPQWMELKVKALKSVRLSIVLCWTLHLLVNSIVPMYITAMGESNNLTGKKDLGYCSGIIIDRSISLWYSMMFSFTDVLYLVLMIWASGCMLFILYRQKQKVLHIHSKSLSPKCSPETRATHSILILVSTFFCCYALSSFFTFYMSLFDKPSWWLVNTSALMGSSFPCVSPFVLINRDPHVSRLWYTCGTKINEFCKWVIA from the coding sequence ATGCCATCCAGGGCTCTGACCATGGGAATCATCTTTGTCTCTCAGACAGGAGTCGGATTCCTAGGAAACATCCTGctccttctctgctatggcttcctTTCCTGCACTGGACGAGGGATAAAGCACATGGATTTGATTCTCCATAACCTAATTGTAGCCAACTGCTTGGTTCTTCTTTCAAAAGGCATTCCTCAGACCATGGCAGCTTTTGGGCTGAAATATTTCATGGACGATTTTGGATGCAAACTAGTTTTCTATGTTCATAGAGTGGCCAGAGGGGTGTCTCAGAGTGCAACTTCTCTCCTGAGTGGCTTCCAGGCCATCACAATCAGCCCTAACAGCCCCCAGTGGATGGAGCTCAAGGTCAAAGCCCTCAAATCTGTTCGACTTTCCATCGTCCTCTGCTGGACCCTTCACCTGTTGGTGAATAGTATTGTTCCTATGTATATTACAGCGATGGGGGAAAGCAACAATCTCACAGGGAAAAAAGACTTAGGGTACTGTTCTGGCATAATTATTGACAGAAGTATATCCTTATGGTATTCAATGATGTTTTCCTTCACTGATGTGTTGTATTTGGTGTTAATGATTTGGGCCAGTGGCTGCATGTTGTTCATTTTGTACAGACAGAAGCAGAAGGTCCTACACATTCACAGCAAAAGCCTCTCTCCCAAATGCTCCCCGGAGACAAGAGCCACCCACAGCATCCTGATCCTAGTGAGCACATTTTTCTGTTGTTATGCACTGTCTTCCTTCTTTACTTTCTATATGTCCCTCTTTGATAAACCCAGCTGGTGGCTGGTGAATACCTCTGCCCTTATGGGTTCATCTTTCCCCTGTGTTAGCCCCTTTGTGCTCATCAACAGAGACCCCCATGTCTCTAGGCTGTGGTATACCTGCGGCACAAAGATCAATGAGTTTTGTAAATGGGTCATAGCATGA
- the ORYCUNV1R1581 gene encoding vomeronasal 1 receptor oryCunV1R1581 isoform X1 encodes MPSRALTMGIIFVSQTGVGFLGNILLLLCYGFLSCTGRGIKHMDLILHNLIVANCLVLLSKGIPQTMAAFGLKYFMDDFGCKLVFYVHRVARGVSQSATSLLSGFQAITISPNSPQWMELKVKALKSVRLSIVLCWTLHLLVNSIVPMYITAMGESNNLTGKKDLGYCSGIIIDRSISLWYSMMFSFTDVLYLVLMIWASGCMLFILYRQKQKVLHIHSKSLSPKCSPETRATHSILILVSTFFCCYALSSFFTFYMSLFDKPSWWLVNTSALMGSSFPCVSPFVLINRDPHVSRLWYTCGTKINEFCKWVIA; translated from the coding sequence ATGCCATCCAGGGCTCTGACCATGGGAATCATCTTTGTCTCTCAGACAGGAGTCGGATTCCTAGGAAACATCCTGctccttctctgctatggcttcctTTCCTGCACTGGACGAGGGATAAAGCACATGGATTTGATTCTCCATAACCTAATTGTAGCCAACTGCTTGGTTCTTCTTTCAAAAGGCATTCCTCAGACCATGGCAGCTTTTGGGCTGAAATATTTCATGGACGATTTTGGATGCAAACTAGTTTTCTATGTTCATAGAGTGGCCAGAGGGGTGTCTCAGAGTGCAACTTCTCTCCTGAGTGGCTTCCAGGCCATCACAATCAGCCCTAACAGCCCCCAGTGGATGGAGCTCAAGGTCAAAGCCCTCAAATCTGTTCGACTTTCCATCGTCCTCTGCTGGACCCTTCACCTGTTGGTGAATAGTATTGTTCCTATGTATATTACAGCGATGGGGGAAAGCAACAATCTCACAGGGAAAAAAGACTTAGGGTACTGTTCTGGCATAATTATTGACAGAAGTATATCCTTATGGTATTCAATGATGTTTTCCTTCACTGATGTGTTGTATTTGGTGTTAATGATTTGGGCCAGTGGCTGCATGTTGTTCATTTTGTACAGACAGAAGCAGAAGGTCCTACACATTCACAGCAAAAGCCTCTCTCCCAAATGCTCCCCGGAGACAAGAGCCACCCACAGCATCCTGATCCTAGTGAGCACATTTTTCTGTTGTTATGCACTGTCTTCCTTCTTTACTTTCTATATGTCCCTCTTTGATAAACCCAGCTGGTGGCTGGTGAATACCTCTGCCCTTATGGGTTCATCTTTCCCCTGTGTTAGCCCCTTTGTGCTCATCAACAGAGACCCCCATGTCTCTAGGCTGTGGTATACCTGCGGCACAAAGATCAATGAGTTTTGTAAATGGGTCATAGCATGA